In the Setaria italica strain Yugu1 chromosome VI, Setaria_italica_v2.0, whole genome shotgun sequence genome, one interval contains:
- the LOC101765999 gene encoding lysine histidine transporter 2 isoform X2 — translation MEMQHLDDDYSPAKLASLALAPSEGRTDSQEGRWRPPEKPVVEDWRAINSRRNAKWWYAAFHNVTAMVGAGVLSLPFAMSELGWGVGITVLVLSWIITVYTLWQMVEMHEMVPGKRFDRYHELGQYAFGEKLGLWIVVPQQLVVEVGLNIVYMVTGGQSLKKFHDMVCHDRCKSIKLPYFIMIFASVQFVLSQLPNFHSISSISLVAAVMSVSYSAIAWIASADHHKKNSAEVDYNLRATTTPGKVFDFLGGLGDVAFTYAGHNVVLEIQATIPSTPDKPSKKPMWKGVVVAYIIIAACYFPVALVGYWAFGNQVDENILITLNKPKWLIALANMMVVVHVVGSYQVYAMPVFDMIETVLVKKFWFTPNLRLRLIARTVYVAFTMFIAMTFPFFSELLSFFGGFAYAPTTYFLPCIIWLIICKPKRFSLSWFANWTCIFIGVPLMILAPIGGLRQIILKVKTYKFYQDYQPDAQHISGHR, via the exons atggagatGCAACATCTCGACGACGACTACTCTCCGGCCAAG CTTGCCAGCCTTGCTCTTGCACCCAGCGAAGGCCGTACGGACTCGCAGGAAGGCCGGTGGAGACCGCCGGAGAAGCCGGTCGTTGAGGACTGGCGTGCGATCAACTCGAGGAGGAACGCCAAGTGGTGGTACGCCGCCTTCCACAATGTCACCGCCAtggtcggcgccggcgtgctTAGCCTTCCCTTCGCCATGTCCGAGCTCGGCTG GGGAGTTGGCATCACGGTGCTGGTCCTGTCATGGATCATCACGGTGTACACGCTGTGGCAAATGGTGGAGATGCACGAGATGGTGCCAGGGAAGCGTTTCGACCGGTACCACGAGCTCGGGCAGTACGCGTTCGGCGAGAAGCTGGGGCTCTGGATCGTGGTGCCGCAgcagctggtggtggaggtgggccTGAACATCGTGTACATGGTCACCGGCGGCCAGTCCCTGAAGAAGTTCCACGACATGGTCTGCCATGACAGGTGCAAGAGCATCAAGCTCCCCTATTTCATCATGATCTTCGCCTCCGTCCAGTTCGTGCTCTCCCAGCTCCCAAACTTCCACTCCATCTCCAGCATCTCCCTCGTCGCGGCCGTCATGTCAGTCAG TTACTCGGCGATTGCGTGGATCGCGTCAGCAGATCATCACAAGAAAAATTCAGCAGAGGTGGACTACAACCTGCGTGCTACGACGACACCCGGGaaggtgttcgacttcttgggGGGACTGGGGGATGTTGCGTTCACATATGCGGGGCACAACGTTGTGCTTGAGATCCAGGCCACCATCCCGTCGACACCGGACAAGCCATCCAAGAAGCCCATGTGGAAGGGTGTTGTCGTCGCCTACATCATCATCGCCGCATGCTACTTTCCCGTTGCGCTCGTCGGATATTGGGCCTTTGGCAACCAAGTTGATGAGAACATCCTCATCACCCTAAACAAACCAAAGTGGCTCATCGCCCTCGCCAACATGATGGTCGTCGTCCATGTTGTTGGCAGCTACCag GTCTATGCAATGCCGGTATTCGACATGATAGAGACGGTGCTGGTGAAGAAGTTTTGGTTCACTCCAAACCTGAGGCTCCGTCTGATTGCCCGGACTGTCTATGTTG CGTTCACAATGTTCATAGCCATGACCTTCCCCTTCTTCAGTGAATTGCTCAGTTTCTTCGGTGGATTCGCCTACGCACCAACAACTTATTTC CTTCCCTGCATCATCTGGCTCATAATCTGCAAGCCCAAAAGGTTCAGCCTGTCATGGTTCGCCAACTGG ACGTGCATTTTTATTGGAGTGCCGCTGATGATACTGGCACCGATTGGAGGTCTCCGGCAGATCATTCTAAAAGTCAAGACATACAAATTCTACCAAGACTACCAGCCAGACGCTCAGCATATCTCAGGCCATCGTTAG
- the LOC101765312 gene encoding lysine histidine transporter 2 translates to MEIQQLDNEYSPDKFASLALAPKGRTDSQEGRWRAQEKSIDDWLPINAKRNAKWWYAAFHNVTAMVGAGVLSLPYAMSELGWEAGITVLILSWIITLYTLWQMVEMHEMVPGKRFDRYHELGQHAFGEKLGLWIVVPQQLVVEVGLNIVYMVTGGQSLQKFHDVVCPDCKHIKLTYFIMIFASAHLVLSQLPNFHSISGVSLAAAVMSLCYSTIAWIASAAKGKSAEVDYHLRATTTPGKVFGFFGALGDVAFAYAGHNVVLEIQATIPSTPGKPSKKPMWKGVVVAYIIIAICYFPASLVGYWAFGNQVNDNILITLNKPKWLIALANMMVVVHLLGGYQIYAMPVFDMLETVLVRKFWFPPGLMLRLIARTAYVAFTMFVAITFPFFNELLSFFGGFAFAPTTYFLPCIMWLTVYKPKRFSLSWFTNWACIVIGVLLMVLSPIGGLRQIILKIKTYKFYQDYPQK, encoded by the exons atggaGATTCAACAACTCGACAACGAATATTCTCCAGACAAG TTTGCCAGCCTCGCTCTTGCGCCCAAAGGCCGCACAGACTCTCAGGAAGGCCGCTGGAGAGCGCAGGAGAAGTCCATCGATGACTGGCTTCCGATCAACGCCAAGAGGAACGCCAAGTGGTGGTACGCCGCCTTCCACAATGTCACCGCCATGGTCGGCGCGGGCGTGCTAAGCCTTCCCTACGCAATGTCCGAGCTCGGCTG GGAGGCTGGCATCACGGTGCTGATCCTGTCATGGATCATCACGCTGTACACCTTGTGGCAGATGGTGGAGATGCACGAGATGGTGCCGGGCAAGCGGTTCGACCGGTACCACGAGCTGGGGCAGCACGCCTTCGGCGAGAAGCTGGGGCTCTGGATCGTCGTGCCGCAgcagctggtggtggaggtgggctTGAACATCGTGTACATGGTCACCGGCGGCCAGTCCCTGCAGAAGTTCCACGACGTGGTCTGCCCCGACTGCAAGCACATCAAGCTCACGTATTTCATCATGATCTTCGCCTCCGCCCACTTGGTGCTCTCCCAGCTCCCCAACTTCCACTCCATCTCTGGCGTCTCCCTTGCTGCCGCTGTCATGTCGCTTTG TTACTCGACGATCGCATGGATCGCGTCAGCAGCCAAGGGGAAGTCGGCGGAGGTGGACTACCACCTTCGTGCGACGACGACACCAGGGAAGGTGTTCGGCTTCTTCGGTGCACTTGGTGATGTGGCCTTCGCGTACGCAGGGCACAACGTGGTGCTAGAGATCCAGGCGACCATTCCATCGACACCGGGGAAGCCGTCTAAGAAGCCCATGTGGAAGGGTGTTGTCGTCGCCTACATCATCATCGCGATATGCTACTTCCCCGCCTCGCTCGTTGGTTACTGGGCCTTTggcaaccaagtcaatgataaCATCCTCATAACCCTCAACAAACCAAAGTGGCTCATTGCCCTCGCAAACATGATGGTCGTTGTCCATCTCCTTGGCGGTTACCAG ATTTACGCAATGCCGGTGTTCGACATGCTAGAAACGGTGCTGGTGAGGAAGTTTTGGTTTCCCCCAGGCCTAATGTTGCGTCTGATTGCCCGGACTGCCTATGTTG CGTTCACGATGTTCGTAGCCATCACCTTCCCCTTCTTCAATGAATTGCTCAGTTTCTTCGGTGGATTCGCCTTTGCACCGACAACTTATTTC CTTCCTTGCATCATGTGGCTCACAGTCTACAAACCCAAAAGGTTCAGCCTCTCATGGTTCACCAACTGG GCGTGTATTGTTATCGGAGTGCTGCTGATGGTACTATCACCAATTGGAGGACTCCGTCAGATCATTTTGAAAATCAAGACGTACAAATTCTACCAAGATTACCCCCAGAAATGA
- the LOC101765999 gene encoding lysine histidine transporter 2 isoform X1 — MEMQHLDDDYSPAKLASLALAPSEGRTDSQEGRWRPPEKPVVEDWRAINSRRNAKWWYAAFHNVTAMVGAGVLSLPFAMSELGWGVGITVLVLSWIITVYTLWQMVEMHEMVPGKRFDRYHELGQYAFGEKLGLWIVVPQQLVVEVGLNIVYMVTGGQSLKKFHDMVCHDRCKSIKLPYFIMIFASVQFVLSQLPNFHSISSISLVAAVMSVSYSAIAWIASADHHKKNSAEVDYNLRATTTPGKVFDFLGGLGDVAFTYAGHNVVLEIQATIPSTPDKPSKKPMWKGVVVAYIIIAACYFPVALVGYWAFGNQVDENILITLNKPKWLIALANMMVVVHVVGSYQVYAMPVFDMIETVLVKKFWFTPNLRLRLIARTVYVAFTMFIAMTFPFFSELLSFFGGFAYAPTTYFVSSCDLDPFTQKNFFYIMCNSSLQWLSYIITFRILTSELTKSYLLWPASLHHLAHNLQAQKVQPVMVRQLDVHFYWSAADDTGTDWRSPADHSKSQDIQILPRLPARRSAYLRPSLAKTSSEFCTIEFPFFLFWHDKEN, encoded by the exons atggagatGCAACATCTCGACGACGACTACTCTCCGGCCAAG CTTGCCAGCCTTGCTCTTGCACCCAGCGAAGGCCGTACGGACTCGCAGGAAGGCCGGTGGAGACCGCCGGAGAAGCCGGTCGTTGAGGACTGGCGTGCGATCAACTCGAGGAGGAACGCCAAGTGGTGGTACGCCGCCTTCCACAATGTCACCGCCAtggtcggcgccggcgtgctTAGCCTTCCCTTCGCCATGTCCGAGCTCGGCTG GGGAGTTGGCATCACGGTGCTGGTCCTGTCATGGATCATCACGGTGTACACGCTGTGGCAAATGGTGGAGATGCACGAGATGGTGCCAGGGAAGCGTTTCGACCGGTACCACGAGCTCGGGCAGTACGCGTTCGGCGAGAAGCTGGGGCTCTGGATCGTGGTGCCGCAgcagctggtggtggaggtgggccTGAACATCGTGTACATGGTCACCGGCGGCCAGTCCCTGAAGAAGTTCCACGACATGGTCTGCCATGACAGGTGCAAGAGCATCAAGCTCCCCTATTTCATCATGATCTTCGCCTCCGTCCAGTTCGTGCTCTCCCAGCTCCCAAACTTCCACTCCATCTCCAGCATCTCCCTCGTCGCGGCCGTCATGTCAGTCAG TTACTCGGCGATTGCGTGGATCGCGTCAGCAGATCATCACAAGAAAAATTCAGCAGAGGTGGACTACAACCTGCGTGCTACGACGACACCCGGGaaggtgttcgacttcttgggGGGACTGGGGGATGTTGCGTTCACATATGCGGGGCACAACGTTGTGCTTGAGATCCAGGCCACCATCCCGTCGACACCGGACAAGCCATCCAAGAAGCCCATGTGGAAGGGTGTTGTCGTCGCCTACATCATCATCGCCGCATGCTACTTTCCCGTTGCGCTCGTCGGATATTGGGCCTTTGGCAACCAAGTTGATGAGAACATCCTCATCACCCTAAACAAACCAAAGTGGCTCATCGCCCTCGCCAACATGATGGTCGTCGTCCATGTTGTTGGCAGCTACCag GTCTATGCAATGCCGGTATTCGACATGATAGAGACGGTGCTGGTGAAGAAGTTTTGGTTCACTCCAAACCTGAGGCTCCGTCTGATTGCCCGGACTGTCTATGTTG CGTTCACAATGTTCATAGCCATGACCTTCCCCTTCTTCAGTGAATTGCTCAGTTTCTTCGGTGGATTCGCCTACGCACCAACAACTTATTTCGTAAGCTCCTGTGATTTAGATCCATTTACCCAAAAAAATTTCTTCTACATAATGTGCAATAGTTCTCTGCAATGGCTGTCATATATAATCACGTTCAGAATTTTAACATCTGAACTGACCAAATCGTACTTGCTATGGCCAGCTTCCCTGCATCATCTGGCTCATAATCTGCAAGCCCAAAAGGTTCAGCCTGTCATGGTTCGCCAACTGG ACGTGCATTTTTATTGGAGTGCCGCTGATGATACTGGCACCGATTGGAGGTCTCCGGCAGATCATTCTAAAAGTCAAGACATACAAATTCTACCAAGACTACCAGCCAGACGCTCAGCATATCTCAGGCCATCGTTAGCTAAAACAAGTTCTGAATTTTGTACCATAGAAttcccattttttttattttggcatGACAAGGAAAATTGA